A genome region from Arachidicoccus soli includes the following:
- a CDS encoding PstS family phosphate ABC transporter substrate-binding protein — protein sequence MLFYNKQKSRIFFHATKFLLIFSLVLCSFCACNSNKNGTKDLEADPQQGTLRLFVDESFEPIISQQIMVFESSFPKAHIIVKYEPEADCFRDFEKDSTNMIIVARGLKEDESKYYNSKLGHRPRFSIIAFDAVSMIVNADASDSVFSLKELDKMLTSNNKQPYQVILDGENATSTVRYLLDSITHGKSFGNNVSGAKGSKQVIDLVASNKNAVGFVGSSWVGNADDPEQLAYFNKVHLAYVECKIPDSTGVFARPSQSTIYNMQYPLVRPLYCVLKDNYIGLGTSFYNFLSFQRGQLIFRRGNLVPAKMNFTIRTVNDFATKKK from the coding sequence ATGCTATTTTACAACAAACAAAAAAGCAGGATTTTTTTTCATGCAACAAAATTTCTACTTATTTTTAGCCTAGTTCTTTGTAGTTTTTGTGCATGCAATAGTAATAAAAATGGAACAAAAGATCTTGAAGCTGACCCTCAGCAAGGGACTTTAAGACTTTTCGTGGATGAAAGTTTTGAACCAATCATCAGCCAACAAATAATGGTATTTGAATCTTCTTTTCCAAAAGCACATATTATAGTAAAATATGAACCGGAAGCAGATTGCTTTCGGGATTTTGAGAAAGATAGCACCAATATGATTATCGTTGCCAGAGGTCTTAAGGAAGATGAAAGCAAATATTATAATAGTAAATTAGGTCATAGACCTCGCTTTTCTATAATTGCTTTTGATGCTGTTTCCATGATTGTAAATGCAGATGCAAGTGATTCTGTGTTTTCCCTAAAAGAATTGGACAAGATGCTCACCAGCAATAATAAACAACCCTATCAAGTAATTTTAGACGGGGAAAATGCAACAAGCACTGTAAGGTATTTATTAGACTCTATTACTCATGGAAAATCTTTTGGTAATAATGTAAGTGGCGCAAAAGGTAGTAAACAAGTGATTGATTTAGTTGCTTCAAATAAAAACGCTGTTGGTTTTGTGGGTTCGAGTTGGGTGGGGAATGCAGATGATCCAGAACAATTAGCTTATTTCAACAAAGTACATTTAGCTTATGTTGAGTGTAAGATACCGGATTCAACCGGCGTATTTGCCAGACCATCTCAATCCACTATTTATAATATGCAATATCCTTTGGTACGTCCTTTGTATTGTGTATTAAAGGACAATTATATTGGTTTGGGAACCTCGTTCTATAACTTTTTAAGTTTTCAACGGGGGCAATTAATTTTTAGAAGAGGAAATTTAGTTCCTGCAAAAATGAACTTTACAATTAGGACAGTAAATGATTTTGCTACCAAAAAAAAGTAG